The Tripterygium wilfordii isolate XIE 37 chromosome 21, ASM1340144v1, whole genome shotgun sequence genome segment TGGATGTAGGAGACATTGAATCCATGCCATTCATTGAGGCTCTAAGTCAATTCTCATGCCGTGTTGGTATGGATAATGTTCTTTTTGTACACCAAATTCAATTCTTTGGCTCTATTTTTCAAGGCTCTAAGGATAATTTCAACTTCAATCTGCTTCAGGGAGCGGAAACTTTTGCCTGATTCATGTCAGTCTTGTTCCTGTTTTGAATGTTGTTGGGGAACAGGTATAACCTCTCCACATATGGAATTGAGTTAAGATAGCTATAATTAACCGAAAAGCTTGATTAATGCTGTGAAATATGGTTACCATTTTacagaaaacaaaaccaacacAGCACAGTGTCCGGGGACTAAGAGGACTGGGTTTGACACCAGATATTTTAGCTTGTCGCAGCACATCGGTATTTCAAACTCTTTCTCCTAGAAGGACACAGAGAGTAGATATCTTGTAATTCTGGTTTCAGGTTACTGAGTATAAATCTGCTTTGCAGGTACTTGATGAGACTGTGAAGGAGAAGCTCTCACAATTCTGTCATGTTCCCGTACGGTGGCTTTGTACAAACAATAGTGGtttattatttatcttcttttgcaAGTTCTGAACTTTTATTGTAACAATATGATATGCAGGAAGAAAACATAGTCACTCTTTATGATGTTCCAAATATCTGGCACATACCTTTGCTTTTAAGAGTAAGCAATTCTAAAATTCAATCTCATGAATTTGAAAATTATGACAATGGTATTgagtatttattttcttttattgaataGGATCAGAAGGCTCATGAATCAATCTTGAAAAAGTTGAACCTTTTAAGGTTTGTGTGATAAACCCACTTTCCATGGTCCTTGTCGACGTAATTGGTTTTCGCTTCTTGCAATGCTCACCCAAGTATGTTCTGCAATGCTGCAGTGTTGCTCAAGAGCCTAATTTAGATGAATGGACTTCAAGGGCTGAAATCTGTGACATGTTATCAGATGATCCAGTGTGTCTTGAGAACTTTCAGCTTCAGAATTTGGATTTATTGAATTTTTCGGTCAAAGTTTATCTTTTTTATCTCATGAATTCGTAGGTTCGAATTGCCTTGGTTGGAAAGTATACAGGCCTTCCAGATGCTTATCTTTCTATAGTGAAGGTATACTTGGCTATTTCAAAGTGGTATTGGGATACTTTGCGATTTAGGGTCCTTTTCCTAGTTTTCTATTGCATTCTTGGCTGCAATTTCTTTGATAGAGCATGATTTATCAAAATATTACATCGCTAGGAATGGGATTTTAATTCCATGGTTTTGTTGCATGCTTTATTCTGCAGGCTCTTTTGCACGCAGCCATAGCTCGGCACAAGAAACTTATTGTGGATTGGGTTCCAGCAACTGAACTTGAAGATATAACTGCCAAAGAGGTTAGTAAATCATATCTTGACATTGTAGGTAGTctttatttccttttgtttcacATACTTACATAAATGTTTCCCTTGCAGAATCCTGATGCTTATAGGGCTGCATGGAACACTTTGAAGGTTTGCATTGCCTAATGTTGGTTTTGATGGCATGACTATAGCTTTGTTTCCTAAATTGTTGTACACCATCTGAGATGCCTCTATGTTCAGGGTGCGGATGGCATTCTTGTTCCTGGAGGGTTTGGTGACAGAGGTGTGCAAGGGAAAATTCTTGCAGCAAAGTACGCTAGAGAAAACAGAATTCCATATCTCGGGATTTGTCTGGGAATGCAGATTGCTGTGATTGAGATTGCGCGATCGGTACTTGGCCTGCGTGATGCAAACAGCACTGAGTTTGATCTTGACACCAAGAATCCTTGTTGCATATTCATGCCTGAGGTTTTATAGTGCTCTAACTAGTGTTGAATCTACATcaggtaaattttttttttttttttatctgaatgAACACTTTATATATTGTACCAACAGGGCTCAACAACCCATATGGGGGGCACAATGCGTCTCGGATCAAGGAGGACGTATTTCCAAGTCAGGGATTGCACGTCTGCAAAGTTGTTAGTATCTCTGAATCTTCTGTTGTCATTGAAAATTTTTATGCAGAAATTTATTGCAAGTTTAGTCATCAGGAAGTTTAACAATTAGTTTCATTGAGGTTGACCGACTATTCTCCTCTGCATTTCCTTAGATATGGTAACAGAAGCTTCATTGACGAGAGACACCGACATAGATATGAGGTATGCGGAACTGGAATGTATACGCTTTCCATAGATGTAATTGTTTTTTGGGGCCTCAGAATGCGTATACTCTCTTATGTAGGTAAATCCTGATATGGTAGCGCGACTTGAACACGCCGGACTCTCTTTCACTGGCAAGGATGAAACAGGACGGCGTATGGAGGTGTGAATTCATAATAATACTTCAAATTGCTTTACTAATTTATATGAAAACAATGGTTCTAAGTTTATATCTGCAATACAGATTGTTGAGCTACTTAATCATCCATACTTCATTGGAGCTCAATTCCATCCTGAATATAAATCGAGACCAGGAAAACCTTCTGCTTTATTCCTAGGTACATGTCCTGCTCAACCCAGTTCAAGTCGATATGTTTTAAGTTCGTTTTGCATTTGCTGTAAAATGATTATATTTGGTCATGTAATACAGGGCTTATAGCAGCAGCATGTGGGGAATTAGAATCTCTCTTACAAGGGTGTCGCAGCAAAGAGAACGGAACGGTGTCTATGAAGCAACATGTTTACCAAAATGGATATGATAGTAAGCTGGCAGCCATATCATCAGAGTGTAGTAAAATATatagcagcagcaacagcaaccGCTATTGCAATGGCAACGGTGTACTCCTTTGAAGGCTGTTACTTGACTAATAAGTAATGATGTATCTTTATAAGTGGTAGTTGTTTTGTTAGGGTTtaggtggtttttttttttttgcctggtGTTTTAGTAGCAAAGTTTGTTGTGTATAGTGAACTGGGAAAATGGAGTGGCTGCAGAATTGATGGAAACAGAGCTGGATCCTAAATCTTTTTTTCAAGGAACAGCTTGTTCTGCTCATGGTGTGTCTGGATTGAGTGATTTGGCGGGACGGgaggggaagagaagggaagagaagggaagggaaggggaaGAAATCTTCCCCCTAATTCTCTCCAAATTCCTActtttaatgaaatctttatcCCAATCTTCTTTAAATCCCTCTTCTTAACTTTttttaaactatccaaacaaagaaattagAAGGAAACTCGATTTCTCTTCCATTCTTCCCAAATCCCtcgatccaaacacactataaaaTACTAATCAACATTTTAGTTGGAAAACGATTATGGAAtgtataaatgtttttttttgggtgacaaCATTATATAAGTTTGTCCTttaacattcgatatgagtgcAAACTTGGGTCATTAAACTCGCATGCACAAAAGTCTTTCAAGTTTACCATTTGGACTTCCGATATGAACCTAAGCATAGAAGTTTATCTGTAAATTGAGCTAAAACCTAACTCATTGCCACAAAGATACTGCTCCAAATAGACCTTGATACATGTATACACTGCGAGCAGATCAAAAACTAGAAAACATTTCATTGAATCCAGAAAATTGAAATGATGAGACAAACATatgaggaaaaaagaagaaaggcgAGTTCAACTGAGTATATATcatcatttttatattttgccATTTCCGAGTGAGTGAATGAATTGTGTTTTTTAGAAAAACTACTGCTTCTAAGTTACTGTTTCTTCTAGCGTGCTGGCATTACATGAAAGCTGGTTTGCATTAAAGAAAAGTTTGCAATCGAATTACCTGGTGTAGGGGCAAAATCTACAATCATTGAATAGTCAACTTTTAATACGTGGAGGCACATCTCTACTTTCGAATCCTGTCAACAGCACAACAAGAGCAACTGTGAAAGCTCTCAAACCGGACGGGGGGTGCCGATCGTAGAGgttccgacgatcaagttagtagtgatcggagatggaagaccgaCGATGGCAAGGTGTTTGTGGCTGAGTATTTCTGTAAGGGCTCGTAAAGTTTATGTCTCTGGTTTGCAATGTTCGGATCGATCCACTCTCCAAGATAGGAGAAGAGTATTTATATGAAAGTGAGGACAGGCCTCGAGAGTTGTGTCACCCACTTATGTCTTGTTTGGTAAAACCCAGGGGTATGTGCATGAAAGTCAAGTATATCGGACGTGTTAGAGTTGATAGGTGAAAAGTATGGTGATGGTGTTAGGACATATGATGGGACTGTGACACGTGTCGGTCAGAGTATGGGGAATAGTGTAGGCGACCATTAATGAATTGATATTGTATGATATAAGATCGTACGTGAGGATACGTACTTGTCAGGTCCGAGGATGTTGGTGTGAACGGGATTGAAAGATTCCCCCTTAGGGGGAAAGATTCCCTAGCTGGGTAGAAGCCTTGGTGTGGCGGCGCCTTTATTGTGGCAACCCCACTGTTGTGGCGGCACCAACATTAGCCAAAAGAAATTCTCTGTCATGTAATGACGTTATGAATACAGTAAAGTAGATAGGAGAGGGGACGTTAACTGCTATCGTCAAATATGGTGTCAGGACCACTGTTTGATATCTCGTGAGAGTGTTGTCAACGGATAGAGCCTCGAATGTCGCGAATGGGCCTTCAGCATGGGCCAGAGTGGGCCAATTAGGCCTGTGAAGTTGGGTATTCCGGACTTGGATTTGTCGTCATGTGGTCAAGTAGGTCCATACGATATTTGATAACTACACCTAGTAAGTAAATGCatgaaaaaaatgacaaaatcttTGAAAGTTAAGAGATTTTAGCCAGAGAAACTAATCACATATGGTTTGACCACCAGAGGAGCTCGCTGCATCATGCTATCGGCCACAAATGGGAAGAACATGTCTACATGTCCTAGAGATGGATATCAGCAGAAGGAAAGAACAAACCTACTGCCTGACATTAAAAGGCACAGCTTGACATAAGAAGTATATAACAGAGGCTAACTACTGCCTAAATGGGCTTCTTCGGCAAATTGTTTCATGAAAAACTGAGATGCTTTCGCTCAAATCTCTTTCAACCCATCACGAAAACAAGGAAACCAATTGCGTACTTCCGGAGGCTTTCCTCGAACACACGAGACGCGAGTGAAGAAGAGGAACTTTGCTCCACTTTTCTGCGCGAATGTGCTCGAAAGTCCGACTCTCGATGGGGTAGAACCGTCCATGCCAAGCTAATCAAGGGCTTCATTCCATTTTCTATGTACCTTCAAAACTTCACGCTCAATATGTACGTGAAGGGTGGGAAAGTCGACGATGGTCTCAGACTGTTCGACGAAATGCCCCACCGAAATGTCGTCTCCTTCTCAGCTCTGATAGCGGGTCTTGTTCAGTGGGGATTCCCCGGTGAGGCACTGTCTATATTTAATTTCATGCATCGTGACGGTACGGTGGGGATGAATGAGTTTACTCTGGTAAGCGCGCTCCAGGCGTGCTCGTTGATATCATGCAGAAGCTTTTGTTACCAGATTTATGCACTCATTGTTCGCTTGGGTTTGGAGTGTAATGTATATCTGGTGAATGCTTTCTTGACGGGATTGATTCGGCAGGGAAAATTTAAGGAAGCTTTGGAAGTTTTTGAAAAGTGTAACAATAAGGATACTGTGTCCTGGAATACAATGCTGGCTGGCCACTTGCAGGATCCATACTTGGACTTACCTGGGTTTTGGTATAGAATGATTTGTTGTGAGGAAGTGAAGCCCGACAACTTCACATTCGCTAGCGTGCTTACTGGGTTGGCTGTTATTCCTGATTTGAAAATGGGATTGCAAGTTCATGGTCAGTTGCTTAAAAGTGGTTATGGGAGTGAGAAGTGTGTAGGAAATTCTTTGGCTGATATGTACATAAAGAATCAGAGGTTGGTGGAAGGTTTTAAAGTTTTTGATGAGATGATGTGGAGGGATGTGTGCTCTTGGACTCTTATTGCTGCGGGATGCCTACAGTGTGGTGAACCAGGAAGGGCACTTGAGGTTATTGGTGAGATGAGGGAGATGGGTGTGAAGCCGAATAAATTTACACTCGCAACCGCGCTTAATGCATGTGCTAATTTGGCTTCAATGGAGGAAGGAAAGAAAGTTCATGGATTGAAAGTGAAACTTGGGAATGAGGTTGATTTGTGCGTGGATAATGCGCTGCTGGATATGTATGCAAAATGTGGTTGCATGGAGGGAGCATGGATTATTTTTCGATCCATGAGGACTCGTTCTGTTGTTACATGGACGACGATGATAATGGCTTGTGCACAAAATGGCCAGGCTAGAGATGCTATAGAGGTTTTTGAAGAGATGAGGATGGAAGATGTGGAGCCTAATAACATCACCTTCATTTGTGTGCTTTACGCATGTAGCCAAGGTGGATTTGTTGAGAAAGGGCGGTATTATTTCTCCTCCATGTCTAGTGACTATGGAATTTCCCCTACTGAAGATCACTATGTGTGCATGGTGAATTTACTTGGCCGCGCTGGACATATTAAAGATGCGGAAGAGTTGATATTAAGCATGCCATTTCAGGCAGGTGTGCTGGCTTGGCAGACCTTGCTTGGTGCTTGTCAACTTCATGGAGATGTGGAAACTGGCAAGCGGGCAGCAGAGCATGCAATAGATCTAGACAAAAAAGACCCATCAACCTACGTGTTGCTGTCAAACATGCTTGCTGTTTCAAACAACTGGGACAAGGTGGGGGTTTTGAGAGAGCTAATGGAGACTAGGGACGTACAGAAAACACCAGGATCCAGTTGGATCTAATTAGGTCATTTTTTAATCTTCGGAACGAAGTGGAAGGAGGGAGGAGATTCTTGAACAAGTAAAGGATCCAATGACTTCAAAAGAATTGAACGAGGAGCCGTGGGAGGTGAAAATCTCATGTACGGCTCTGTCGAGTGGCAGTAAGGGTGCGGATGTAGTAATTTTCTTGCATTATGTCAACATGGAGATGCTAATCATACTCCACCCAACCGATAACAATTAGTTACCCTTACaccacttgaaaatagtgaACAGGTGATTGAAGACAATAGTCTCTGATGGGAATATGGATATGGAAAAATACATGAATCATTAGAATCAACATATTTACAATAATTCTTTCATGGTCATCAAGCCAATGGGTCTCGTTATAGATTCTTTGATCACCTATAACTGGACTGGAGCCGCTTCAAATCTTCAAGCATTTATTAACATGCAGTTTGCTCAATAAGCTTCCATTGCTTCACATTTTGGCTCAACTGGACAGGGACCATTGTAGACCATGCGGTCAAATCTGGCAAAGGACCTGTAAGGGCAAGAAAGTTTTCCCCTTGTGCGTTCGGTATTCTCTTCCAACATAACTGCTTCAGCAAATATCAAACGATAAGCCTAGATTTATCATATGAGTATATCACTCAGCTACTTTAGAAGCTATGGGGGCATGCTGGTGTGAAAAAAATGCGAGAAAACAGAGAACAGACAGTTTCCGAGAGAATCAATGAATCTGTCCTCACCGGGATCACAGGGTTATATTATTCAATTCATCATCACAAAAAGCAATTTATTCCTCAAAATATAAACACATTTGCCGTTCCATGATGTTCCTCCACAACAAAAAGGACAACAGTTATCAATCATGCCCAGCTTGTTGCAAAGTTCAGAAAAATGTCAAACAGCCTAGGCATGATGATCATAGTTGCGATGATCTGACGGCCATATTAATTTTTCTGATTACTTTGAGGAAAGGTGTTCGGTCTTGTACTCAATATCCTATTTCTCGATTTATTCTTCACAATTCTTTTTCTAATTAGTCTTGACCTTCTAGTTCTATTTCTCGGGCTTCGAAAAAAGCAATTGAAACTCCAAAATGGAAGGGTATTATCGtagatgaaatttaaaatttaaagaaaaaaatggaaCTTGATAGTCTGTTTCTCTTCAAGCCAGTGAGAAACCAGTGGGTATTACTAAGAGCAGGACTGATTAATATTTAGAGCAGTATCAGCGAGAATAATATGACTACCAAAGCCAAGGATATACCATACATTTCCAGGAAAGGCTTTAGAGAGTGTCTTGATTGTAGAATTTTGTATCCAAGTACCATCAACTGATTGAGGATGGATTTCTCCATTCGTAATATCAGAATCTCCACCAGCACAGTTCACCATGAGCCGTCCGTTGGGCATCAATCTATCATTCAATTCCAACCAAGTTGTAACCTGCCCAAACACAGTCCAaacatgtataaaaaaaaaagcacgtAATCGGTATAATAAAAGACTAACAGCCAAAGACAGCATGCTAAAAAGACAGGTCACCACAGCCAAGAATAACATTTAGGTGCATACCTTCCCTACAATCACCTCTCTATGAATCtaatttggggggggggggggggggggggggttaatCATTTGCTGTGTCAAGCAAATGAAGTATATATTAAACTTTAAGTATAAAGCTGTTTTCATCATTGTTATGGTGCCTTATGTCACAAGCTAGGTAGCCTATACCCTATAAAGCTAAAACCTCATAATTGGATGAAAGGTAAACAATTACTGTGCACAAAACTCCCACAGTGGACGGGGTTGGGGATAGACAAGATATATGCAGACCttacccacataatatgtaaagAGTGTTTAcatgaattgaacatgtgacctctaggtacACCCCTGCAATTCTACCACTGAGGCCACATGTTCACCGACAACTTCTGTAAACGTCTAGTAGAAAAAAGCATAGGGTTTTTGCCTTTTTGGATTGCTTAGGAAAATCACTAGAAAGAACTTACAAAGCTAAACTTGAAGAGATGACAAAAGTTGCCAACATTCAGGAATCGTGCAAGTGTTTCACGATTTTTGTGAGGTTCTGATGGGTCACTTAGTGAAATGGAACTTTCAAACAAGCCGGATGGTGTACGAACAAGGTCATTTAGATATCTTGACACCAAAACATGAACCAAAAATACCCAAAAGTAACAACTTAGGTACAAACCTCTTGCAACTGTTCCAAAACCTTTCCATCAGAAAACAAATCAATGATGATGCCTGAATAATCGTTGCTAGCAGAAGTTAgataaataaaagagagaaacttCAATATTTTCGGGAACGAAGATAACAAAGTCAGCAGTTAAATAGATATTTCATTCACTTCAATTTTAAAATAACTGCAACATATGAGGCCGCGAATAATAACTTGGTATCTGCAGGCACACTAAGTGGGAGCAAGAGAAGATGTATTTTTGATATGCCTGAATATTGAAGCTGGTTTTGTGTTCTCCTAATAAACTATGGATTACACATGTTCACACATGACATTgtaaaggaaaagaaggaatgCTGAATCACAAAATCAGGAGAACTCTCACCAGCATAGGCTCCAGAAATATTCCCAGACGGTGAAAGGGCATCACCAATGTGCACTTTTAGTACACCACCAGCTTCAGTATGCTTCTCAAGAGCAGATAGTCCTAGATATTCCCTTGCTTTATCAATCAACTGAAATAcacaaaatgttgaaagaaaattttagactcTGGTTTCTTCTTTACCATCCTTATCTTTTCTTACTCAACGCCAAAGAACAATAATCTTCAGTACTTTAATTGAATCTGTAATGAAATTGTTTAGCATTTGCCAAGTTGAATTATATGACAAAGAGCGTTAGTAAATGCTTACAATTtcatcgatttcccaaccttcAAGCTGCAATGAAGGCCACAAGTCCAGCATCAAGTGTGCAGCAGTTCCACCACCCTGAACAGATGGAATGGATCCTTTAGTGCAATGGTTCAATAGTACCAATATGCAGCGCTAGACAATCAGATGATACAAGAATGAAGACTCCAATCATCCTGCATCCATGTCAGTTCAAATTAAGTAAATTTACCAAGCCAAGCATGGCAATAGGACCTTCCGGAACAATAGGTGGCAATGCAGCAAAATCATCCTGCataaataacaaagaaattgaattaaaaaaaaaagcaactgGGAATTCCTTAATCTTCCAAAGAAATGAACTTGAGAGGAAGGTATACCATTTCTTGATATGCATGTACATACCCAATAAGAGTCAGTCCATTTGCTATCTTTGTTGATAATGCTATGAACATTATCTGATAACACAGACAACGGCAACaataaattttccttttttatgttttttaaatggacaaatttttggaaaaaaattggCGAACTGAGTTGTGACATACGAGTTGAGTCGAGGAGCAGGACCCGGGATTTGGGGGTGTCCACAATTACAATGTCGTTATACTTGCTTCTCACAGCTGTGAGCACTTGAtagtcctcttcttcttcttcctccgaTACTTGCTTTTGTTCTTCGTTGCATTCTCGATTGGCGTAACAACTCGCATTCGCCTTTCGACCACCACAGGGCCTTGAAGCGGATAATTTAGAAAAATATGAAGTGCTAGGGAAAGGCGAGCACGAGCACACGGTTCGTCGTTGTGGATAACGAGAGTGGACGATTACTGGCGAGGGCACCACCCGATGCGCTTGTGCCAACACAATCATGGCTACCAGGACCAGCTTCACTGTAAAACAATTCTGGATATGCCAAACCTAAAAGTAGGTTAGCCTGTTGGGCCCGGCCCACGATTTTTCTAGTCTAGTCTACATTAAAATATCCATGGGCTGGGCCTGTTTGGCTGGCTTTGCCAAGTACAAAATAAATTAACACTTAATACTTGATCATGAGATACATTGTACAAGCCTGcagaaatccaaaaaaaaaaaaatggatatttaagaaaaaaaacacaaatccaAGAAACCTAGCACGAtgaattttgacccaatttatcataTTATCTGATAAGAAATTTATTTGCATGAcccgagtttaggctcatatcacATGTCTAAAGATaaatttagggaaaaaaaaaacccacgaAGAAGGCCAATCAATAGAGGAATTCAGGAAAAAATGTGTAACATAAGCTGGTACAGAAGTGCAGAACTTTAGTGTATAGAACACCAAATCACCAATGCTTATTAGGAAGAAACCACTGAAATGAAATGATGCTGGCATGTCAATGGTACTCAACATCCTGTAGAAACTTTCTTCTGATTTGTTGGAGCGAAGCTCCGACTTCTTTCATGTTCAACCTGTGTTCAGGTGACAATTCTGAGCATTTGAGGGCCAATTCCATGATGGATGACACACAATCCTTCTTAGAACCAGTCTTCACTTCCTTGCTTCCCAGCAATGCAGCATCCAAGACTTCAAGTGGATAAACTGGTAATGTTTCCTCAATCCAACACCTTAGTGTTCTTTCTTCAGTGAACATTTCATCTGTGGGCTTCAATCTTGTAAAAGTTTCCATTAACAAAATTCCATAACTATACACATCAGCTTTAGTGGAAACAATTCCTTGTGATCCATACTCTgcaataatcaaaattcaaatacacCATTAGATTGATTAATGAAGCACTGTATGTGTACAggtgtgtgcatgtgaatataGTTTAAACATCACCAGGTGCCATATATCCAATAGTAGCTAGTGTCATGGTCTGTGCTGTAGAGTCTGCTTCACCAACAAGTTTTGCAATGCCAAAATCACACACATGAGAGACCATTTCTTCATCTAGCAAGATATTGGCAGGTTTTAAATCACAATGGACAATCGGTGTTGAATAACCGTGATGAAGATATTCCAATGCTGATGCGACTTCAATCATGATGTTCAATCTTCGTTGGAAATCCAACAAATGTTCTTCAGAATATAGCCACCTCTCAAGGCTCCCATTCGGCATGAACTCCATTACCACGGCCTTGAAATCAAGGTTACTGCAACTAGTAATGATTCTTACTAGATTACGATGTCTTACAGTTCGCATAACCTCACATTCAACATCAAAACTCTTGAATGCTCCTTCCAGTTGGAAATTGAAAACCTTTACTGCAACCGCTGTCCCATCTCGAAGTGTTCCTTTGAAAACTGAACCAAAACTCCCAGTGCCAAGCAAGTTACTTTCACTAAATCTCTCTGTTGCTTGATAAAGTTCTTGGTAGGAAATTTTTCTCAATACTGCAAGAGGCGGATCTTCAACAGCATCTTgtctttgatttctctttcgACGTCTTATGATGACAAATAAGATGGCGAAGATAAGAACTACTGAGGCAACTGGCAGCAAAATCAACAGTAAAAGTTTTGCAGCTTTCATAGAATTTCTGTTagtactagatttacatggagGAACTTTGAGTCGGGAGGAACCACACAATGCATAATTCTGCATAAATGAATCGGCTGAAAAGTTACCGAAGGGTCCTCCAGCAGGAATTTCCCCTTCTAGTCTGTTGAAGGACAGATTCAAATAGTTAAGGTACAAGAGTCCTTCAAGCGACTTCGGAATCTCCCCTGACAAGTTATTATCAGATAGATCCAAGTATTCCAAGCTTATCAAGCCTCCAAATGACTGAGGAATGGCTCCTTGTAATTTGTTATGTGTCAAGGAAAGTTGCACCAAATTTTGGCGTTCCCCCAGGGTGCTTGGAACATCACCTGATAGTTGATTCATTGACACATCTATTGTAATCACAACCTTCAAATTTCCAATATCTGGTGAAAGAAAGCCTTGAAGATAGTTTGACGACAAATTTATGCTCAGGATATATGTAAGGCTCCACAATGTCAACGGAATTGTGGATGTTAATCCGTTAAAACCTAGGTCGATACC includes the following:
- the LOC119990078 gene encoding CTP synthase-like isoform X2, which translates into the protein MKKMKYVLVTGGVVSGLGKGVTASSIGVVLKACGLRVTSIKIDPYLNTDAGTMSPLEHGEVFVLDDGGEVDLDLGNYERFMDIKLTRDNNITTGKIYQSVIDKERRGDYLGKTVQVVPHITDAIQDWIERVAQVPVDGKSGPADVCVIELGGTIGDIESMPFIEALSQFSCRVGSGNFCLIHVSLVPVLNVVGEQKTKPTQHSVRGLRGLGLTPDILACRSTSVLDETVKEKLSQFCHVPEENIVTLYDVPNIWHIPLLLRDQKAHESILKKLNLLSVAQEPNLDEWTSRAEICDMLSDDPVRIALVGKYTGLPDAYLSIVKALLHAAIARHKKLIVDWVPATELEDITAKENPDAYRAAWNTLKGADGILVPGGFGDRGVQGKILAAKYARENRIPYLGICLGMQIAVIEIARSVLGLRDANSTEFDLDTKNPCCIFMPEGSTTHMGGTMRLGSRRTYFQVRDCTSAKLYGNRSFIDERHRHRYEVNPDMVARLEHAGLSFTGKDETGRRMEIVELLNHPYFIGAQFHPEYKSRPGKPSALFLGLIAAACGELESLLQGCRSKENGTVSMKQHVYQNGYDSKLAAISSECSKIYSSSNSNRYCNGNGVLL
- the LOC119990078 gene encoding CTP synthase-like isoform X3; translation: MKKMKYVLVTGGVVSGLGKGVTASSIGVVLKACGLRVTSIKIDPYLNTDAGTMSPLEHGEVFVLDDGGEVDLDLGNYERFMDIKLTRDNNITTGKIYQSVIDKERRGDYLGKTVQVVPHITDAIQDWIERVAQVPVDGKSGPADVCVIELGGTIDIESMPFIEALSQFSCRVGSGNFCLIHVSLVPVLNVVGEQKTKPTQHSVRGLRGLGLTPDILACRSTSVLDETVKEKLSQFCHVPEENIVTLYDVPNIWHIPLLLRDQKAHESILKKLNLLSVAQEPNLDEWTSRAEICDMLSDDPVRIALVGKYTGLPDAYLSIVKALLHAAIARHKKLIVDWVPATELEDITAKENPDAYRAAWNTLKGADGILVPGGFGDRGVQGKILAAKYARENRIPYLGICLGMQIAVIEIARSVLGLRDANSTEFDLDTKNPCCIFMPEGSTTHMGGTMRLGSRRTYFQVRDCTSAKLYGNRSFIDERHRHRYEVNPDMVARLEHAGLSFTGKDETGRRMEIVELLNHPYFIGAQFHPEYKSRPGKPSALFLGLIAAACGELESLLQGCRSKENGTVSMKQHVYQNGYDSKLAAISSECSKIYSSSNSNRYCNGNGVLL
- the LOC119988387 gene encoding uncharacterized protein LOC119988387, producing MIVLAQAHRVVPSPVIVHSRYPQRRTVCSCSPFPSTSYFSKLSASRPCGGRKANASCYANRECNEEQKQVSEEEEEEDYQVLTAVRSKYNDIVIVDTPKSRVLLLDSTHNVHSIINKDSKWTDSYWDDFAALPPIVPEGPIAMLGLGGGTAAHLMLDLWPSLQLEGWEIDEILIDKAREYLGLSALEKHTEAGGVLKVHIGDALSPSGNISGAYAGIIIDLFSDGKVLEQLQEVTTWLELNDRLMPNGRLMVNCAGGDSDITNGEIHPQSVDGTWIQNSTIKTLSKAFPGNLCWKRIPNAQGENFLALTGPLPDLTAWSTMVPVQLSQNVKQWKLIEQTAC
- the LOC119988386 gene encoding pentatricopeptide repeat-containing protein At2g13600-like; amino-acid sequence: MGFFGKLFHEKLRCFRSNLFQPITKTRKPIAYFRRLSSNTRDASEEEELCSTFLRECARKSDSRWGRTVHAKLIKGFIPFSMYLQNFTLNMYVKGGKVDDGLRLFDEMPHRNVVSFSALIAGLVQWGFPGEALSIFNFMHRDGTVGMNEFTLVSALQACSLISCRSFCYQIYALIVRLGLECNVYLVNAFLTGLIRQGKFKEALEVFEKCNNKDTVSWNTMLAGHLQDPYLDLPGFWYRMICCEEVKPDNFTFASVLTGLAVIPDLKMGLQVHGQLLKSGYGSEKCVGNSLADMYIKNQRLVEGFKVFDEMMWRDVCSWTLIAAGCLQCGEPGRALEVIGEMREMGVKPNKFTLATALNACANLASMEEGKKVHGLKVKLGNEVDLCVDNALLDMYAKCGCMEGAWIIFRSMRTRSVVTWTTMIMACAQNGQARDAIEVFEEMRMEDVEPNNITFICVLYACSQGGFVEKGRYYFSSMSSDYGISPTEDHYVCMVNLLGRAGHIKDAEELILSMPFQAGVLAWQTLLGACQLHGDVETGKRAAEHAIDLDKKDPSTYVLLSNMLAVSNNWDKVGVLRELMETRDVQKTPGSSWI
- the LOC119990078 gene encoding CTP synthase-like isoform X1, which codes for MKKMKYVLVTGGVVSGLGKGVTASSIGVVLKACGLRVTSIKIDPYLNTDAGTMSPLEHGEVFVLDDGGEVDLDLGNYERFMDIKLTRDNNITTGKIYQSVIDKERRGDYLGKTVQVVPHITDAIQDWIERVAQVPVDGKSGPADVCVIELGGTIGDFSLDVGDIESMPFIEALSQFSCRVGSGNFCLIHVSLVPVLNVVGEQKTKPTQHSVRGLRGLGLTPDILACRSTSVLDETVKEKLSQFCHVPEENIVTLYDVPNIWHIPLLLRDQKAHESILKKLNLLSVAQEPNLDEWTSRAEICDMLSDDPVRIALVGKYTGLPDAYLSIVKALLHAAIARHKKLIVDWVPATELEDITAKENPDAYRAAWNTLKGADGILVPGGFGDRGVQGKILAAKYARENRIPYLGICLGMQIAVIEIARSVLGLRDANSTEFDLDTKNPCCIFMPEGSTTHMGGTMRLGSRRTYFQVRDCTSAKLYGNRSFIDERHRHRYEVNPDMVARLEHAGLSFTGKDETGRRMEIVELLNHPYFIGAQFHPEYKSRPGKPSALFLGLIAAACGELESLLQGCRSKENGTVSMKQHVYQNGYDSKLAAISSECSKIYSSSNSNRYCNGNGVLL